The genome window CACTGATCTATGGTCTTCGTGATACTAAGCACTTGCCTGTTCTCAAATGCGCCACGTGTTCCAGAGACTACAGAGAAGCTCTCATCTATTTGTACGAAAAGGTGTTGGGAAACCGCAATTTACCAGTCAAAGTCAACAGGAtggagttcaaaaattatttttcaagacaAGTGTGGGACCTGAGAAATGTTAAACTCAGAATAAAGAAGCTGGAAGTCCATAATGAAATTAAGCAGGTTCTAAGCACACTTGCTCCGTGCCTCGATGAATCTAGCTACCCGTTGGAATCCCTCGAACTAGTGCAACAGTTCTTCACTTCGGATGATTTGTTCAACCATCATATCATCCAAACAGCAAAGGATCTGAGAATCATCGGTATCCACGGAAATTTCCACAGACTTCCAAATCTTAGAGTGCACATCCAGAAGGTGAACGTTTCCCCGGCAACGCTAATCAAAGCGATCGATTATTGGTTGACCCGTGGCAAAGAGATTGgaactcatttttcaatttcttcctgTGAAATGTTGGAGGAAGAAGCACGAGTTTTGTGGAAGGCCATAAGGACAAACTATATTGATCTAGTTGAGGAAAATCAGAGGTAGATGAAAGAAGATGATTTTCTATCTCCCCattgaaacataatttcagatta of Caenorhabditis elegans chromosome II contains these proteins:
- the fbxc-39 gene encoding F-box C protein (Confirmed by transcript evidence) — its product is MHQLNTLRRPFRAYRRLFNSSASWKIKHGTSPKLLKFTPRTDGSEFLFEKQKFSNPLTYPCLRAVHRQLDPNLRIALAQRCPSLQKIEKSTPLRINTLSFGTYGLKINSHTYHLQRINIGKPENTFIQLERDATLIYGLRDTKHLPVLKCATCSRDYREALIYLYEKVLGNRNLPVKVNRMEFKNYFSRQVWDLRNVKLRIKKLEVHNEIKQVLSTLAPCLDESSYPLESLELVQQFFTSDDLFNHHIIQTAKDLRIIGIHGNFHRLPNLRVHIQKVNVSPATLIKAIDYWLTRGKEIGTHFSISSCEMLEEEARVLWKAIRTNYIDLVEENQRLIDFSPEPLKIKSRFFSELWFNVVKESGNTWICDLQVRKTRA
- the fbxc-39 gene encoding FBA_2 domain-containing protein (Confirmed by transcript evidence): MEFKNYFSRQVWDLRNVKLRIKKLEVHNEIKQVLSTLAPCLDESSYPLESLELVQQFFTSDDLFNHHIIQTAKDLRIIGIHGNFHRLPNLRVHIQKVNVSPATLIKAIDYWLTRGKEIGTHFSISSCEMLEEEARVLWKAIRTNYIDLVEENQRLIDFSPEPLKIKSRFFSELWFNVVKESGNTWICDLQVRKTRA